A region of the Drosophila ananassae strain 14024-0371.13 chromosome XL, ASM1763931v2, whole genome shotgun sequence genome:
GGTATTacgataaaaaaaatttacaaattacAAGGAACGGATATTATAggttattaattaattaattaattaattaaataattaattgtgacggaaactaaacaaaaataaagacaCAGAACAAGATATATACAAGTACGATGTTAAATTAGGCGATTTTAAGCTGATTACCCCCTTAAAGCAGCGATCCCCCCACTAACTTAATTGAGACAAAttgctaaaaaaataaatcaagttgcttgaaaaagtaaataaacgAATTAACAGACCAACTTGGTATTTTCAATTCTTGACACAAAAATTTccagaattattatttttttatttattgtacaTTTTTTCAAATCTGTGTGTGCTTATTAGATgcgtttttttattcttttttttttatttttaaatatttttagtagACTTCCCCCCCCCTTTCGacttgttaatttttttccgtGTAGGCACGTTCAAAGGTTAGTGGTAGACTTGGTTGCTCTTAGGCGATAGTTACATGTCCTACACCACGAGGAGTACCACGAGCTAGTAGCTCCTGGATAGATCCGAGTGCATCACCTTCAGCAGCTGCCGCTCCGCCGGGCTCAGGGCCCCGAACTCCGCCCCAAAGTCGCGCAGGAGTTGCTTCAGATCGTACATCTTGCGCTCCACCCAGGCGCAGGCGATCTCCGCCAGGGCGTACTGCTGCTGCTCGGGCACAAAGGCGCCCGGCCGCTGGCCCGATCCCTCGTCCGCCAGGGACGAACTGGGACGCGCCTTCAACTCGAACACGGCCAGGCCGTAGTAGTGCTCGATCAGTTTGATGTGGGCGGGCGACTGGCGGGCGGGCGGCAGATTCAGatgcaccagcagcagcagccggagCACCTCGACGCGACGCAACAGATCCCCATACATCCGGGCACCCCGCCGCTCGTAAATATTGTCCACAATGTCGTCGTAGTGCTGCAGGGCGCTGCGGAAGTCGCCACGTTGGCTGCTCGTCTCGGCGCTCGTCTCCAGGTCGTGGATCTGGTGGGCCGGCGAGGCGAGACTGCTGTTGGCCTCCACCTGCGGCTCCAGTTGGCGCAGCTCCCGCAGAATGGCCGCCTTGAAGACGCCGCCGTCGAGAGCCTTTTCGGTGGCACGCTGGTAGCAGTGCAGGGCACCCTCACGGAAGCCCGAGTGCCAGGTGCGCAGGTTCAGACGTCCGCTCTCGTTGTGCGCCCGCTGGAAGGAGCGTGCTGCCCGCAGGAATGCCTCAGCCTCCCGTTGCGAGGAGCCGCCGTAGGATTCGCACTTGGCGTAGCCGATGTGACACATGGCGGCGTACTGATGGATGCCCGACTCCTCGAAGCTGTAGGCCAGCCGCTGGAAGTCCG
Encoded here:
- the LOC6504591 gene encoding uncharacterized protein LOC6504591; translated protein: MDKLRSSSSLAGIGSFTASTASSSTGKESPHPHPTAASQQLEQYPKNLIEQYLRASSKIKKFERAGFFKRFAPSAGDVQADFQRLAYSFEESGIHQYAAMCHIGYAKCESYGGSSQREAEAFLRAARSFQRAHNESGRLNLRTWHSGFREGALHCYQRATEKALDGGVFKAAILRELRQLEPQVEANSSLASPAHQIHDLETSAETSSQRGDFRSALQHYDDIVDNIYERRGARMYGDLLRRVEVLRLLLLVHLNLPPARQSPAHIKLIEHYYGLAVFELKARPSSSLADEGSGQRPGAFVPEQQQYALAEIACAWVERKMYDLKQLLRDFGAEFGALSPAERQLLKVMHSDLSRSY